One genomic window of Vibrio natriegens NBRC 15636 = ATCC 14048 = DSM 759 includes the following:
- the deoD gene encoding purine-nucleoside phosphorylase — translation MATPHINAQPGDFAETVLMPGDPLRAKYIAETFLEDVKQVCDVRNMFGFTGTYKGKKVSVMGHGMGIPSCCIYVHELIAEYGVKNVIRVGSCGAVRDDVNLMDVVIGMGASTDSKVNRIRFNNHDFAAIADYGLLEEAVKQARQQEVPVKVGNVFSADLFYTPEADIFEKMEKLGILGVDMEAAGIYGVAADLGAKALTILTVSDHIIRGEKLSSEERQKSFNDMMKVALETAINI, via the coding sequence ATGGCAACCCCACACATCAACGCACAACCAGGTGATTTCGCTGAAACAGTTCTAATGCCTGGCGATCCTTTGCGAGCTAAATACATTGCAGAAACGTTCCTGGAAGATGTGAAGCAAGTTTGTGACGTTCGAAACATGTTCGGCTTCACTGGCACTTACAAAGGCAAAAAAGTATCAGTTATGGGCCACGGTATGGGTATCCCATCATGCTGCATCTACGTACACGAGTTGATCGCTGAGTACGGCGTGAAAAACGTTATCCGTGTTGGTAGCTGTGGTGCTGTCCGTGACGATGTAAACCTGATGGACGTTGTTATCGGTATGGGTGCTTCTACAGACTCAAAAGTTAACCGTATCCGTTTTAACAACCACGACTTCGCGGCAATTGCTGACTACGGTCTGCTAGAAGAAGCAGTAAAACAAGCTCGCCAGCAAGAAGTACCAGTTAAAGTGGGTAACGTGTTCTCTGCTGACCTGTTCTACACACCAGAAGCAGACATCTTCGAGAAGATGGAAAAACTGGGTATCCTAGGTGTAGATATGGAAGCGGCAGGTATCTACGGCGTAGCTGCTGATTTAGGTGCTAAAGCACTGACTATCCTAACGGTTTCTGACCACATCATCCGTGGCGAAAAACTAAGCTCTGAAGAGCGTCAAAAGTCATTCAACGACATGATGAAAGTTGCACTAGAAACCGCAATCAACATCTAA
- a CDS encoding YbgA family protein, with the protein MESSIKVGISSCVLGERVRFDSGHKVSNFVTKELSNYFDFVSVCPEVGVGMPVPRPTIRLISDAERVALVETKNPENDHTDNMLAYSANKVDELQEQQLCGYIVCAKSPTCGMERVKVYSKNNASKEGVGLYTQTLMQKMPWLPVEEDGRLNDPVLKENFITRVYCLNDFYQSMAGEPTRGKIIDFHSRYKLTLMAHHPESYRALGRLVAEVANYEIEDFYAEYRLGLMKALSNRASRKNNTNVLMHLQGYFKRALTKDEKEELATVIHDYRTGLLPLLAPLTLIKHYLNTYPDEYLQKQKFLEPHPQEMRLRYGL; encoded by the coding sequence ATGGAATCTTCAATCAAAGTTGGTATCAGTTCTTGTGTACTTGGTGAGCGTGTTCGTTTTGATTCTGGCCATAAGGTCAGCAACTTTGTGACTAAAGAGCTCAGCAATTACTTCGATTTCGTTTCTGTTTGTCCAGAGGTTGGCGTTGGCATGCCTGTACCTCGACCTACTATTCGTCTGATTTCTGATGCAGAGCGAGTCGCGTTGGTTGAAACAAAAAATCCTGAGAATGATCACACTGACAACATGCTGGCGTACTCGGCTAATAAAGTAGATGAGTTACAGGAGCAGCAGCTATGTGGCTACATTGTGTGTGCCAAGTCGCCTACTTGTGGTATGGAACGGGTTAAAGTTTACAGCAAGAATAATGCTTCTAAAGAAGGGGTGGGGCTGTACACGCAAACGCTAATGCAAAAGATGCCATGGTTGCCAGTTGAAGAAGATGGCCGCTTAAATGATCCTGTGCTTAAAGAGAATTTCATCACTCGCGTTTACTGCCTGAATGACTTTTATCAATCCATGGCCGGTGAGCCGACCCGTGGCAAAATTATTGATTTCCACTCTCGTTATAAGTTAACGCTAATGGCCCATCACCCAGAATCATACCGAGCGTTGGGCCGTTTAGTGGCAGAAGTTGCCAACTACGAGATTGAAGATTTTTATGCAGAGTATCGTTTGGGGCTAATGAAGGCACTTTCGAACCGTGCCAGTCGAAAAAATAACACCAATGTATTGATGCACCTTCAGGGTTACTTTAAACGTGCCTTAACTAAAGACGAAAAAGAAGAGTTAGCGACGGTTATTCACGATTATCGCACGGGCCTATTGCCTTTGCTCGCACCGCTAACACTGATTAAACACTATCTAAATACTTACCCAGACGAGTATTTACAGAAACAAAAATTTTTAGAGCCGCACCCGCAGGAGATGAGATTACGTTATGGTTTGTAG
- a CDS encoding MerR family transcriptional regulator: MVCSSEGKLYAIRDVAEITGVKPVTLRAWQRRYSLIQPQRTDKGHRLYRQQDIDTIKEIQSWLAKGIAIGKVKGLLGKADELDMSAEPATLEEVETLLSALSDLNHAKTESVLSSVMKEYPLNLVVEQFIEPVFEALDLVKGSLRSIQMGLFQTCLIKRLALIVDSENKASSKGKCLLVCFEQTREAESWIQAAIRCEQGYHTTLIANVNDISGLAEHQVVDRYQRIFLFSNKALPAKQVEVLKAMRTQFPNQIQCSEVIEKLHFEQAENS; this comes from the coding sequence ATGGTTTGTAGTTCAGAAGGAAAACTGTACGCAATTAGAGATGTTGCAGAGATAACCGGAGTAAAGCCCGTCACTTTGCGAGCTTGGCAAAGGCGATACAGTTTGATTCAGCCGCAGCGGACAGATAAAGGGCATCGTTTGTATCGCCAGCAGGATATTGACACGATTAAAGAGATACAAAGTTGGCTGGCGAAAGGCATCGCAATTGGCAAGGTAAAAGGCCTACTGGGAAAAGCCGATGAGTTAGACATGAGCGCTGAGCCTGCGACTTTAGAAGAAGTGGAAACGTTGCTGTCTGCATTATCTGATCTGAATCATGCCAAGACGGAGAGTGTACTGTCATCGGTAATGAAGGAGTATCCTCTCAATTTAGTCGTTGAGCAGTTTATTGAGCCGGTATTTGAAGCGCTAGATCTCGTGAAAGGATCGCTGCGCTCAATACAGATGGGGTTGTTCCAGACATGCCTGATCAAACGGTTGGCCCTTATCGTTGACTCTGAAAACAAGGCATCTTCAAAAGGAAAGTGTTTGCTGGTTTGCTTTGAACAAACCCGAGAAGCAGAGAGTTGGATTCAAGCCGCAATACGTTGTGAGCAAGGTTATCACACAACCTTAATTGCTAACGTTAATGACATTTCAGGCTTGGCAGAGCATCAGGTTGTCGATCGTTATCAACGTATATTTTTGTTTTCTAATAAAGCACTACCAGCCAAACAGGTTGAGGTGTTAAAAGCGATGCGAACGCAATTCCCCAACCAGATTCAATGTTCAGAAGTCATAGAGAAGCTTCATTTTGAACAGGCAGAGAATAGCTAA